Genomic DNA from Candidatus Hydrogenedentota bacterium:
TCCGCGCAGGGCGTCCATGAGGGGGGGCACCGCCGCCGCGGGCACCGCCAGCACCACCAGCTCCGTCCCCGCCGCCAGGTCCGCGGGAGCGTCCGCAATCTCGTCTATCGCCCCCAGCCGCAGCGCGGTTTCTAGGGTCTCGCGCCGGCGGCCGGCGCCGACAACACAACGGGCCAGCCCGCGTTTCTTCAGGGCCAGCCCGAGGGAGGCGCCCAGCAGTCCGACGCCCGCAATGCCTATGCGTTCAAATCCCGGGCTCATCCGTCTCTCCCCAGCGCCGCGACGGCCTCGGCCACAGTGAAACGGCCCAGGTACAACGCCCGGCCGACAATCGCCTCGTCCACGCCGTCGGCGGCGAGCTCCCGGGCCTTCCGCAGGTCGTCCAGCGAGGACACGCCCCCCGAAAGCGTGACCGGCACGCCCGCCGCGCGGGCCACGGCGCCGGTCGCCGCGTGGTTGGGGCCCTTCATCATGCCGTCGGAAAGAATGTCCGTGTAGATGATGCGGGCCGCGCCCGAGGCGGCGGCGGTGCGGGCGAAGGCTTCGGCGTCGGCGTCGGTGTCTTCCATCCACCCCGACAACGAGACCTTGCCCTCACGCGCGTCAATCCCCACCGCGACCCGACCCGGATGGGCCGCGCAGGCGGCCTGGAGGAGTTCCGGGTCGCGGAAGGCGGCGGTGCCGAGGATGACCAGGGCGGCGCCGGCGTCAAGGACCGTCTCGATGGTGTCAAGGGAGCGGATGCCCCCGCCGACCTCAAACCGCACGCCCTCGCGGGCGAGGGCGCGCAGCTCGCCCAGCACACAGCAGCGGCCCCCCCGCGCGCCGTCGAGGTCCACGACATGGACCACCGCCGACGCGGGGTCGGCCCCCGCGTCCTCCAGATCCCGCCACCAGGCCAGCGCCTGGGCGACGGGGTCCTCGGAGAACACTGTCTCCTGCCCGTAGTCGCCCTGGACCAGATTCACGCACCGGCCCCCGCGTATGTCCACGGCGGGGACAATGCGGACAGTCATGACACGGCGGCCAGGGTCTGCTTCGCCTGTTCCACGAGGGCGGCGAAACCGGCCTTGTCGGAGACGGCGATTTCGGCGAGCACCTTGCGGTCCACCTCGATGTTGGCCTTGCGCAGGCCCTCCATGAAGCGGTTGTAGGACAGGCCGTTGGCCCGGGCGCCCGCGTTGATGCGGGCGATCCACAGCGCGCGGAACTCGCGCTTGCGCACGCGCCGGTCACGGTAGGCGTACATTCCCGCGTGGGCGACCGCCTGCTGGGCGGTCTTGTTCAGCCGGTGGTGGCTGCCGCGGTAGCCGGAGGCCAGCTTCAGGATTTTCTTGCGCCGCCGGCGGGAGGCCGGATTGTTTGTGGCTCTGGGCATGGTTCACACCTTTCTTCGCCGCCGCGGGCGGGACCGCCGGGGTCCGCCGCGCCGCGCGGCCGGTTCGCTTCAGTTAGGCGTTCGGGAGCATCCGCTTCACGCGCTGGTTGTCCGCTGCGGCCACCAGGGTGGCATGGCGCAGGTTGCGCTTGCGTTTCGGGGTCTTGGACGACATCAGGTGACGCGCATACGCCTTGTTGCGCTTCACCTTTCCGTTCGCCGTCACCTTGAACCGTTTCGCTCCGCTCCGGCTCGTCTTGATCTTCGGCATGTCATTGCCTCCATGTGTTCTTGGCGCGGCCCGGGCGCAAAAAGAGGAACGCATCTCTCCGCGCACCGCCGCTGGTTCATCGTTCTCGCGCACCGGCCCGGGGGGCCGTCCCGCCGGATCAGGCCTTCGGCGGCGCCGCCGCCTTCACCGGGGTGAGCATCAGGCTCATTGAGCGCCCTTCAAGTCGTGTGTCCGAGGGCCGGTGGTCCTCCACGAAGAGGTCCTTGGCGGCCTCCAGCACCTGCTGGAGCACGGCCCGGCCGAATTCGGGGTGCGACGCCTCGCGGCCCCGGAACATGACCGTCACCTTCACCTTGAACCCCTCGCCCAGGAACTCCCGGACATGGGTGACCTTGTTTTCCAGGTCGTGCTTGTCAATCTTCGGCCGGAACCGGATCTCCTTCGCCGTCACCGTGTGCTGGTGCTTGCGCGACTCCCGCGCCCGGCGCTTCTGCTCGTACCGGTACTTCCCGTAGTCCATGATCCGGCAGACCGGCGGGCTCGCCTTCGGCGCCACCTCCACCAGGTCGTACCCGCGCTGCTCGGCCTCCTGGAGCGCGTCCCGGGGACTCATGATCCCCAGCTGCTCGCCCTCCTCGTCAATCACGCGCACCTGACGGGCGCGGATCTGGTCGTTCACGCGGATCCCGTCGTCCTTGTCCTTCCTTCCTGGGATTATGTTCCTGTCTCCTTCTTCCCGGACCGCCCCGGGATGTGCCGGCCGCGACACCCGCGGGCACCAAGCCCGCCGCGCCGCGGCAAAAAAAAGCGGCGGAAAGACACGCTTGTCCTTCCGCCGCAAAACGCGCAAACACACTTCACGCCTTTCACGCAACCAAGCGCAGCAAACACGGGATATGCCCGGCCGCAGCATGGTGAGGACACAGTCCTTCTTGTCGGGACGGCCGCGTCGCCGCGCCGTCCACCCCGAAGCATACCAAAAAACCGCCAAACCCGTCAACTTCCCGGCGCACGCTTCCCAAGCCCCACGCCTGCGGGGGACGCCGTAGCGCCGCCGTCCCGGCGGCCTTGTCTTCGGGGCTCGCGCCAGACCGGCGGTTGGAACGAAAGACAAGGCCAGCGGGACGCTGGCGGTACGGGGCGGGCATGTGGGGGGACCGTAGCGTCGCCGTCCCGGCGGCCTTGTCTTCGGACCTCACGCCAGTCCGGCG
This window encodes:
- a CDS encoding 1-(5-phosphoribosyl)-5-((5-phosphoribosylamino)methylideneamino)imidazole-4-carboxamide isomerase (catalyzes the formation of 5-(5-phospho-1-deoxyribulos-1-ylamino)methylideneamino-l-(5-hosphoribosyl)imidazole-4-carboxamide from 1-(5-phosphoribosyl)-5-[(5-phosphoribosylamino)methylideneamino] imidazole-4-carboxamide), which produces MTVRIVPAVDIRGGRCVNLVQGDYGQETVFSEDPVAQALAWWRDLEDAGADPASAVVHVVDLDGARGGRCCVLGELRALAREGVRFEVGGGIRSLDTIETVLDAGAALVILGTAAFRDPELLQAACAAHPGRVAVGIDAREGKVSLSGWMEDTDADAEAFARTAAASGAARIIYTDILSDGMMKGPNHAATGAVARAAGVPVTLSGGVSSLDDLRKARELAADGVDEAIVGRALYLGRFTVAEAVAALGRDG
- the rplT gene encoding 50S ribosomal protein L20, encoding MPRATNNPASRRRRKKILKLASGYRGSHHRLNKTAQQAVAHAGMYAYRDRRVRKREFRALWIARINAGARANGLSYNRFMEGLRKANIEVDRKVLAEIAVSDKAGFAALVEQAKQTLAAVS
- the rpmI gene encoding 50S ribosomal protein L35, translating into MPKIKTSRSGAKRFKVTANGKVKRNKAYARHLMSSKTPKRKRNLRHATLVAAADNQRVKRMLPNA
- a CDS encoding translation initiation factor IF-3, which translates into the protein MRVNDQIRARQVRVIDEEGEQLGIMSPRDALQEAEQRGYDLVEVAPKASPPVCRIMDYGKYRYEQKRRARESRKHQHTVTAKEIRFRPKIDKHDLENKVTHVREFLGEGFKVKVTVMFRGREASHPEFGRAVLQQVLEAAKDLFVEDHRPSDTRLEGRSMSLMLTPVKAAAPPKA